A genomic region of Lachnoclostridium edouardi contains the following coding sequences:
- a CDS encoding dihydroorotase: protein MIDKLLINGVIVSHTETYRGNIGIENGKICAITAPDERPVAREVIDVKGKYVIPGGIDSHIHFQDPGFTEREDFESGTAAAAVGGVTTGISHPLNLPPVVDLESYEFTVKAYENRGYIDYGIHAGGTAGNCSLIEQLWTDTGATSIKMFMCFSVAEFPYVKDDALYEILTKVAAVDGLAMIHAENNELIQYHEKRLKAEGRKDPMAYLESHCEEGELESVKRALYYLEITGAKGVILHSGMCSALREIRAAKQRGVKVYAECCPHFLTFNDQDMAEYGPYLKFSPVMRDEKNRQELWKLLEEGYIQTMGSDHSPYTEEEKRRGMMNIWDAPNGIPGVQMTMPVLLNGVNEGKLSFQRLVEITSWNPSRIYGLDYCKGSITIGKDADLVVVDMDKKHTFAKSDIKSKAKWSPYVGKTFKGWPVMTFVRGEVVAENGNVIGKAGFGKYVERKKYAEKKR from the coding sequence CCAGAGAAGTGATTGATGTAAAGGGGAAGTATGTGATTCCCGGGGGAATTGATTCTCACATTCATTTTCAGGACCCTGGCTTTACAGAAAGAGAGGATTTTGAAAGCGGCACAGCTGCAGCGGCGGTGGGGGGAGTGACAACAGGAATTTCCCATCCTTTAAATCTGCCTCCTGTGGTAGATTTGGAAAGCTATGAATTTACAGTAAAGGCTTACGAAAATAGAGGATACATAGATTACGGCATTCACGCAGGCGGGACGGCGGGAAACTGTAGCTTAATTGAACAGCTGTGGACGGATACAGGAGCCACGTCCATTAAAATGTTTATGTGTTTTTCAGTGGCAGAATTTCCATATGTTAAGGACGACGCTTTATATGAAATTCTTACAAAAGTGGCTGCAGTTGACGGCCTGGCTATGATTCACGCTGAAAATAATGAGCTGATTCAGTACCATGAAAAAAGATTAAAGGCAGAGGGCAGAAAGGACCCTATGGCTTATTTGGAATCACATTGTGAGGAGGGAGAGTTAGAGTCTGTAAAACGGGCTTTATACTATCTGGAGATTACAGGCGCAAAAGGAGTGATTCTGCACAGCGGCATGTGCAGCGCTTTGCGGGAAATCAGAGCCGCCAAGCAGCGGGGCGTAAAAGTGTATGCCGAGTGCTGTCCTCATTTTCTCACATTTAATGATCAGGATATGGCAGAATATGGTCCATATTTAAAATTCTCCCCTGTTATGCGGGACGAGAAGAACAGGCAGGAGCTGTGGAAACTTTTGGAGGAGGGCTATATTCAGACAATGGGCTCTGACCACAGTCCTTATACAGAGGAAGAGAAGCGGCGGGGCATGATGAATATTTGGGATGCGCCAAATGGAATACCGGGAGTGCAGATGACAATGCCAGTTCTGCTTAACGGCGTAAATGAAGGAAAATTGTCCTTCCAAAGATTAGTGGAAATTACCAGCTGGAATCCGTCCAGAATTTATGGCCTGGATTACTGCAAGGGCTCTATAACTATTGGTAAGGATGCAGATCTGGTAGTTGTAGATATGGATAAAAAGCATACATTTGCAAAATCAGACATAAAGAGCAAGGCAAAATGGTCGCCTTATGTGGGGAAAACATTTAAAGGATGGCCGGTTATGACATTTGTCCGAGGGGAAGTTGTAGCTGAAAACGGAAATGTGATTGGAAAAGCCGGATTTGGAAAGTATGTAGAAAGAAAAAAATACGCTGAGAAAAAGCGTTAA
- a CDS encoding aspartate/glutamate racemase family protein: MKILVANPNSSEIVTGIIMESAKRKVKDPTTELIPLTNPKGTKNIDCGFADYQSVWSFIRAILEKVDEIHPDAVVLAGFGNVGVFALKEALNIPVLSISETTQTLACLMGHKYTVLTMLKQFIPYQEDLVRLYRLQDKCASVRGINVNVEKCVTDREETLNQLKEEILKIAEEDGAEVVVLGCAGLCGYDEALQELVGMPVLDPVTVTVKVAEMMVETGLCHSKRRKFANPPQDFEAYFWDGEK; this comes from the coding sequence ATGAAAATTTTAGTTGCAAATCCAAATAGTTCAGAGATCGTAACAGGGATCATTATGGAGTCTGCAAAAAGGAAGGTGAAGGATCCTACAACAGAACTGATTCCTCTGACCAATCCTAAGGGAACAAAAAATATTGACTGTGGTTTTGCAGATTATCAGTCTGTTTGGAGCTTTATCAGAGCTATTTTAGAGAAAGTAGATGAAATTCATCCGGATGCAGTTGTTTTAGCCGGGTTTGGAAACGTAGGCGTGTTTGCTTTAAAAGAGGCTTTAAATATTCCTGTTCTCAGCATTTCCGAGACAACCCAGACGCTGGCTTGTTTAATGGGACACAAGTATACAGTACTGACTATGCTGAAGCAGTTTATTCCTTACCAGGAGGATTTAGTGCGCCTTTACAGACTTCAGGATAAATGTGCTTCAGTAAGAGGTATTAATGTAAATGTTGAGAAATGTGTAACAGACAGAGAAGAGACCTTAAATCAGCTGAAGGAAGAAATTCTGAAGATTGCCGAGGAAGACGGAGCAGAAGTAGTGGTTTTAGGCTGCGCAGGTCTTTGCGGATACGATGAGGCTCTTCAGGAGTTAGTGGGAATGCCTGTGTTAGATCCTGTTACTGTTACAGTAAAGGTTGCTGAAATGATGGTGGAGACAGGCTTGTGTCACAGCAAGAGAAGAAAATTTGCAAATCCTCCTCAGGATTTTGAAGCATATTTTTGGGATGGAGAAAAGTAG
- a CDS encoding 2-keto-3-deoxygluconate permease — MKSVKIIKTVEKFPGGMMVIPLLLGCIVNTFFPGFLGIGGFTTALLSNKGAATFVGMFIFCCGASINVRQIGEPFYKGAVLTFTKFAIGVAIGVIVGKIFGPAGIFTITPLAIIAAITNSNSVMYSILAKQYGVPTDVGAVSVLSLNDGPFFTMIALGLTGMADIPFMSIVAVLVPLGLGMLLGNLDEDVRELCEKGMPIIIPFNGFCLGAGMNLMDVINAGVPGIILGLVSMISTGFGCYWAYNFFFGRKKKTAVGAGVGNTAGNAVATPPAIGAADPSLAPYAAAATAQVAAACVITALLCPLLTAWLHKRLEKKELAKARQG; from the coding sequence TTGAAATCAGTAAAAATTATTAAGACAGTTGAGAAATTTCCAGGTGGCATGATGGTAATCCCACTTCTTTTAGGGTGCATTGTCAATACATTTTTTCCGGGATTTTTAGGAATTGGAGGATTTACAACAGCGTTATTGTCAAATAAAGGTGCAGCTACTTTTGTTGGAATGTTTATTTTCTGCTGTGGAGCTTCTATTAATGTAAGGCAGATTGGAGAACCTTTTTATAAGGGAGCAGTTCTCACATTTACAAAGTTTGCGATTGGTGTAGCTATTGGAGTAATAGTAGGAAAGATATTTGGTCCTGCAGGTATTTTTACAATAACGCCTTTGGCGATTATTGCAGCCATTACTAATTCTAACAGCGTAATGTACTCTATATTGGCTAAACAGTACGGTGTGCCCACTGATGTGGGGGCAGTTTCTGTACTTTCCTTAAACGATGGTCCGTTTTTTACTATGATTGCCTTAGGTTTGACAGGAATGGCCGACATACCTTTTATGTCTATTGTTGCAGTTTTAGTGCCTTTAGGTTTAGGGATGCTTTTAGGAAATCTGGATGAGGATGTAAGAGAATTGTGTGAAAAAGGTATGCCTATTATTATTCCATTTAACGGTTTCTGTTTAGGAGCAGGCATGAACTTAATGGATGTAATTAATGCAGGCGTGCCAGGAATTATTTTAGGTTTAGTATCTATGATCAGCACAGGCTTCGGATGTTACTGGGCGTATAATTTCTTCTTTGGAAGAAAGAAGAAAACTGCTGTAGGAGCAGGAGTTGGAAATACTGCAGGCAACGCAGTAGCTACTCCCCCGGCTATTGGGGCTGCAGATCCGTCTCTGGCACCTTACGCAGCCGCAGCTACGGCGCAGGTGGCTGCAGCATGTGTAATCACAGCGCTCTTATGTCCTTTGCTGACAGCCTGGCTTCATAAGCGGCTGGAGAAAAAAGAATTGGCAAAAGCCAGACAAGGTTAA
- a CDS encoding PucR family transcriptional regulator, translating to MGALTVAEILKLDIFKNVSISAGAAGLSRSVTGITTAEDPDLIHWLAGGEILLTSMYGAVTGPMSFQEYIDSLASKNISALIIKTGARLSKIPKEIIEAGNVYGIPIIELPPDIRFFDVVSAVMKQILDNKAAYYMELQNNLSQLLASGAQEQAILDYLIQYIPAAIFLCDSEKNIVYCSQSDQFHPERAVADRISLPIMCMGEVNGYLEAVMNQYLDENLEGLLKSSANLLAVFFLKKYYVAEIEQKYISAFLNDLFRGSLTLKEIEEKAAGYGWGREDSYLVASLQLESIRNSSKIPEALIELAHLIPKTNYFFCIQDDFLHILYETAEEQTPGQLFAHMTDMISKLNQYVGKMYGAMSFYAGISGIASDISQLSRKVQEASDALQFGRVFQNNIVKYDDLGALRMLATYSHRENLEQIIPPSVKRLAEYDKANNTQYLETLDSLLGNNLNLSKTAKELFIHYKTMLHRMDRICQIAEISLDDRQTRLDVELGVKLFMLLPK from the coding sequence ATGGGTGCTTTAACAGTAGCGGAAATACTAAAACTGGATATTTTCAAAAATGTTTCCATCAGCGCCGGCGCTGCTGGTTTATCCCGCTCTGTCACCGGCATCACTACGGCCGAAGATCCCGACTTAATTCACTGGCTGGCCGGGGGAGAAATTCTGCTTACTTCTATGTACGGAGCCGTTACAGGCCCTATGTCCTTTCAGGAGTATATAGACAGCTTAGCTTCTAAAAATATCAGCGCCTTAATCATAAAAACAGGCGCCCGTCTTTCTAAAATTCCCAAGGAAATTATTGAAGCAGGTAATGTTTATGGGATTCCTATTATTGAGCTTCCCCCAGACATTCGTTTTTTCGATGTGGTTTCAGCGGTAATGAAACAGATTCTGGACAATAAGGCTGCCTACTATATGGAGCTGCAAAATAACCTGTCCCAGCTTTTAGCTTCAGGAGCTCAGGAACAGGCTATATTAGATTACCTGATACAGTACATCCCTGCTGCAATATTTCTCTGTGATTCAGAAAAAAATATTGTCTACTGTTCCCAGTCAGACCAGTTTCATCCTGAACGGGCTGTAGCCGACAGAATCTCCCTTCCTATTATGTGTATGGGAGAAGTAAACGGATATTTAGAAGCAGTGATGAATCAGTATTTAGATGAAAATTTAGAAGGGCTTTTAAAATCCTCCGCTAATTTGCTGGCTGTTTTCTTCCTGAAAAAATATTATGTAGCTGAAATTGAACAGAAATATATTTCTGCCTTTTTAAACGATTTATTCAGAGGCAGTTTGACTTTAAAAGAGATTGAGGAAAAGGCTGCCGGATATGGCTGGGGCAGGGAGGATTCTTACCTTGTGGCCTCCCTTCAGCTGGAATCTATAAGAAACTCCTCCAAAATCCCTGAGGCCTTAATCGAGCTGGCTCACCTGATTCCTAAAACGAATTATTTTTTCTGCATTCAGGATGATTTTCTTCATATTTTATATGAGACTGCCGAGGAACAGACCCCCGGCCAGCTTTTTGCCCACATGACAGATATGATTTCCAAATTAAATCAATATGTGGGAAAAATGTACGGGGCTATGAGTTTTTACGCTGGAATCAGCGGAATCGCTTCAGATATTTCCCAGTTGTCCAGAAAGGTGCAGGAGGCTTCAGACGCTTTACAGTTTGGACGGGTATTTCAAAATAATATTGTAAAATACGACGATTTAGGCGCTTTGCGTATGCTGGCTACCTACTCCCACAGGGAAAACTTAGAGCAGATTATTCCTCCCTCAGTAAAACGTTTGGCTGAATACGATAAGGCCAACAATACCCAGTATTTAGAAACACTGGATTCCCTTTTGGGAAATAACTTAAATTTAAGCAAAACAGCAAAAGAATTATTTATTCACTATAAAACTATGCTGCACAGAATGGACAGAATCTGCCAGATTGCAGAGATCTCTCTGGACGACCGGCAAACCAGACTGGATGTAGAACTGGGAGTAAAACTTTTCATGCTCCTTCCAAAATAA